The Zalophus californianus isolate mZalCal1 chromosome 7, mZalCal1.pri.v2, whole genome shotgun sequence genome includes a region encoding these proteins:
- the LOC113927935 gene encoding 60S ribosomal protein L27a-like — protein MPSRLRKTRKLRGHVSHGHGRIGKHRKHPGGRGNAGGMHHHRINFDKYYPGYFGKVGMRHYHLKRNQSFCPTVNLDKLWTLVSEQTRVNAAKNKTGAAPIIDVVRSGYYKVLGKGKLPKQPVIVKAKFFSRRAEEKIKGVGGACVLVA, from the coding sequence ATGCCATCCAGACTGAGGAAGACCCGGAAACTTCGGGGCCACGTGAGCCACGGCCACGGCCGCATCGGCAAGCACCGGAAGCACCCAGGAGGCCGGGGTAATGCTGGTGGCATGCATCACCACAGGATCAACTTCGACAAATATTACCCAGGATACTTTGGAAAAGTTGGTATGAGACATTACCACTTAAAGAGGAACCAGAGCTTCTGCCCAACTGTCAACCTTGATAAACTGTGGACCTTGGTCAGTGAGCAGACACGGGTAAATGCTGCCAAAAACAAGACTGGAGCTGCTCCTATCATTGATGTGGTGCGATCGGGCTACTACAAagttttgggaaagggaaaactcCCAAAACAGCCTGTCATCGTGAAGGCCAAATTCTTCagtagaagagcagaggagaagatTAAGGGTGTTGGGGGCGCCTGCGTTCTAGTAGCTTGA